The Episyrphus balteatus chromosome 4, idEpiBalt1.1, whole genome shotgun sequence genome includes a window with the following:
- the LOC129918239 gene encoding solute carrier family 26 member 6-like isoform X1, with product MINFVLVFQDCVKNCGMSVDLSTLKKSGHSINRSFYSSLFLNMEKHASNEWKSPPILVEFRHVRKIALEHLKKIQQGGPPIGCTSTKSPATLPSTSQYNNNNSNNRNRKTNPLQFSDVYELEMNTVAKDLSTESEALTKTFLDQKPKGKPKLNIQRDVLNQEAVIKQTRYTARDKSVLYGLRKYWSTWNFLSLFTGIVPIIQWLPKYSLRKDLIGDIIAGFTVAIMNIPHGMAYGILAGVTASNGLYMAIFPVLVYLFLGTSKHISIGTFAVISIMTFKVVQTHATEDLQPGEEGYTPLEVVTATAMMTGVIHLLMSLMRLGTLSALLSDPLVNGFTTAAAVHVITSQLKDVLGVSVPRHKGAFKIVYTFIDLGKSIPAANITNIKVCACVIVFMVVMNEFLKPWVAKRTRFPIPGELMAVVGGTLVSKYMDLNGNYGVNLLGTIPLGLPTFNIPPLELLPMVAVDSIAIAVVSYSIVMSMGLTFAKKHSYEIRPNQELFALSMGNMVGGCFSCIPMACSLSRSVIQEQTGGATQIASLVSALLLLATVLWIGPFFNTLPKCVLSGVIIVALKPMFMQARELKNFAQQGKLELLTWFLTFTCVVFIDIDIGLLVGICVSLMTLYVKGLKPYNSLLGTISGIDGVYVDLGHHNDAVEIPETKIFRYTGSLNFATRNFYKKSMYEAINVDCQKLRRASLITTEANGGDTSMLNSFRVLILDFSCLAHVDMAGCRTLSEIKKEMRLLGARIFIASPADRVYDTIVHSMALGEGPFEVFATLNDAVAYANACRNT from the exons ATGATTAACTTTGTTCTGGTCTTCCAGGattgtgttaaaaattgtggAATGAGCGTTGATTTATCGACCTTAA aaaagtCAGGACACTCTATTAACCGATCATTCTACTCATCACTATTCCTCAATATGGAGAAACATGCAAGCAATGAATGG AAATCCCCGCCGATTCTCGTTGAATTTAGACATGTCCGTAAAATTGCTcttgaacatttaaaaaaaatccaacaagGTGGACCTCCTATCGGTTGCACATCAACCAAATCACCAGCAACTTTGCCATCAACAAgccaatacaacaacaacaattccaACAACCGCAACCGTAAAACAAATCCCCTTCAATTTTCAGATGTATATGAATTGGAGATGAATACTGTGGCCAAAGACTTAAGCACTGA AAGCGAAGCTTTAACGAAAACCTTTCTAGATCAAAAACCAAAAGGTAAACCCAAATTGAACATACAACGAGATGTCCTTAACCAAGAAGCTGTTATCAAACAAACACGCTATACAGCGCGTGACAAAAGTGTCCTCTATGGATTGCGTAAATATTGGAGTACTTGGAACTTCCTCAGTTTATTCACAGGAATTGTTCCAATTATACAATGGCTACCAAAATATTCACTGCGAAAGGACCTTATTGGAGATATTATTGCTGGATTTACGGTAGCCATTATGAATATACCACATGGCATGGCCTATGGTATATTGGCTGGTGTAACAGCTAGTAATGGATTGTATATGGCCATATTTCCAGTATTAGTTTATTTGTTCCTTGGGACATCGAAGCATATATCGATAGGAACGTTTGCTGTCATCAGTATCATGACATTTAAAGTTGTGCAGACACATGCGACGGAGGATTTGCAACCGGGTGAAGAGGGTTATACGCCGTTGGAGGTTGTCACTGCCACGGCCATGATGACGGGGGTTATTCAT TTATTAATGTCACTTATGCGATTGGGAACACTCTCAGCGCTGTTAAGTGATCCTTTGGTCAATGGTTTCACAACTGCAGCTGCAGTTCATGTAATTACAAGCCAGTTGAAGGATGTCCTGGGAGTATCAGTTCCTCGACACAAGGGTGCTTTCAAGATCGTTTATACCTTCATTGATTTAGGAAAGTCGATACCAGCAGCAAATATAACCAATATAAAAGTTTGTGCCTGTGTCATAGTCTTCATGGTAGTTATGAATGAGTTCCTTAAGCCGTGGGTGGCCAAACGCACGCGGTTTCCCATCCCAGGCGAATTGATGGCTGTTGTTGGTGGAACCCTAGTATCAAAGTATATGGACCTAAATGGAAATTATGGTGTTAATTTGCTTGGCACCATACCATTAGGTCTGCCAACATTTAATATCCCACCTTTAGAACTGTTGCCGATGGTGGCTGTTGATTCAATAGCCATAGCTGTTGTAAGTTATTCCATTGTTATGTCAATGGGATTAACATTTGCCAAGAAGCATTCGTATGAAATTCGACCAAATCAAGAGTTATTTGCTCTAAGTATGGGAAATATGGTTGGCGGATGCTTTTCGTGCATTCCAATGGCTTGTTCGTTGTCACGTTCTGTTATACAAGAACAAACAGGTGGTGCAACACAGATTGCATCGCTTGTTTCGGCTTTGCTTCTACTGGCAACAGTTCTATGGATTGGaccattttttaatactttaccAAAG TGTGTTTTGTCTGGAGTTATTATTGTGGCATTGAAACCAATGTTTATGCAAGCAagggaattgaaaaatttcgcTCAACAAGGAAAGCTGGAACTTCTTACGTGGTTTTTGACATTCACGTGCGTTGTTTtcattgatattgatattgg gctCCTCGTCGGAATATGTGTATCCCTGATGACTCTCTATGTGAAAGGCTTAAAACCTTACAACTCGCTACTTGGAACAATTTCTGGCATTGATGGAGTCTACGTTGACCTTGGTCATCACAACGATGCAGTGGAAATTCCCGAAACAAAAATCTTCCGCTACACTGGTTCATTAAATTTTGCTACAAGAAACTTCTACAAGAAATCCATGTATGAAGCCATCAATGTTGATTGTCAGAAACTTCGTCGAGCTTCCTTAATAACTACAGAAGCTAATGGTGGTGATACCAGTATGCTAAATTCATTCCGTGTCCTAATATTGGACTTTTCATGTCTTGCCCATGTTGATATGGCTGGTTGTCGGACActaagtgaaattaaaaaagaaatgcgTCTCCTTGGAGCGAGAATATTTATTGCTAGTCCAGCAGATCGTGTTTATGATACAATTGTTCATAGCATGGCTTTGGGAGAGGGTCCTTTTGAAGTATTTGCCACATTAAATGATGCTGTTGCATATGCAAATGCATGTCGTAATACGTGA
- the LOC129918239 gene encoding solute carrier family 26 member 6-like isoform X2 has protein sequence MNTVAKDLSTESEALTKTFLDQKPKGKPKLNIQRDVLNQEAVIKQTRYTARDKSVLYGLRKYWSTWNFLSLFTGIVPIIQWLPKYSLRKDLIGDIIAGFTVAIMNIPHGMAYGILAGVTASNGLYMAIFPVLVYLFLGTSKHISIGTFAVISIMTFKVVQTHATEDLQPGEEGYTPLEVVTATAMMTGVIHLLMSLMRLGTLSALLSDPLVNGFTTAAAVHVITSQLKDVLGVSVPRHKGAFKIVYTFIDLGKSIPAANITNIKVCACVIVFMVVMNEFLKPWVAKRTRFPIPGELMAVVGGTLVSKYMDLNGNYGVNLLGTIPLGLPTFNIPPLELLPMVAVDSIAIAVVSYSIVMSMGLTFAKKHSYEIRPNQELFALSMGNMVGGCFSCIPMACSLSRSVIQEQTGGATQIASLVSALLLLATVLWIGPFFNTLPKCVLSGVIIVALKPMFMQARELKNFAQQGKLELLTWFLTFTCVVFIDIDIGLLVGICVSLMTLYVKGLKPYNSLLGTISGIDGVYVDLGHHNDAVEIPETKIFRYTGSLNFATRNFYKKSMYEAINVDCQKLRRASLITTEANGGDTSMLNSFRVLILDFSCLAHVDMAGCRTLSEIKKEMRLLGARIFIASPADRVYDTIVHSMALGEGPFEVFATLNDAVAYANACRNT, from the exons ATGAATACTGTGGCCAAAGACTTAAGCACTGA AAGCGAAGCTTTAACGAAAACCTTTCTAGATCAAAAACCAAAAGGTAAACCCAAATTGAACATACAACGAGATGTCCTTAACCAAGAAGCTGTTATCAAACAAACACGCTATACAGCGCGTGACAAAAGTGTCCTCTATGGATTGCGTAAATATTGGAGTACTTGGAACTTCCTCAGTTTATTCACAGGAATTGTTCCAATTATACAATGGCTACCAAAATATTCACTGCGAAAGGACCTTATTGGAGATATTATTGCTGGATTTACGGTAGCCATTATGAATATACCACATGGCATGGCCTATGGTATATTGGCTGGTGTAACAGCTAGTAATGGATTGTATATGGCCATATTTCCAGTATTAGTTTATTTGTTCCTTGGGACATCGAAGCATATATCGATAGGAACGTTTGCTGTCATCAGTATCATGACATTTAAAGTTGTGCAGACACATGCGACGGAGGATTTGCAACCGGGTGAAGAGGGTTATACGCCGTTGGAGGTTGTCACTGCCACGGCCATGATGACGGGGGTTATTCAT TTATTAATGTCACTTATGCGATTGGGAACACTCTCAGCGCTGTTAAGTGATCCTTTGGTCAATGGTTTCACAACTGCAGCTGCAGTTCATGTAATTACAAGCCAGTTGAAGGATGTCCTGGGAGTATCAGTTCCTCGACACAAGGGTGCTTTCAAGATCGTTTATACCTTCATTGATTTAGGAAAGTCGATACCAGCAGCAAATATAACCAATATAAAAGTTTGTGCCTGTGTCATAGTCTTCATGGTAGTTATGAATGAGTTCCTTAAGCCGTGGGTGGCCAAACGCACGCGGTTTCCCATCCCAGGCGAATTGATGGCTGTTGTTGGTGGAACCCTAGTATCAAAGTATATGGACCTAAATGGAAATTATGGTGTTAATTTGCTTGGCACCATACCATTAGGTCTGCCAACATTTAATATCCCACCTTTAGAACTGTTGCCGATGGTGGCTGTTGATTCAATAGCCATAGCTGTTGTAAGTTATTCCATTGTTATGTCAATGGGATTAACATTTGCCAAGAAGCATTCGTATGAAATTCGACCAAATCAAGAGTTATTTGCTCTAAGTATGGGAAATATGGTTGGCGGATGCTTTTCGTGCATTCCAATGGCTTGTTCGTTGTCACGTTCTGTTATACAAGAACAAACAGGTGGTGCAACACAGATTGCATCGCTTGTTTCGGCTTTGCTTCTACTGGCAACAGTTCTATGGATTGGaccattttttaatactttaccAAAG TGTGTTTTGTCTGGAGTTATTATTGTGGCATTGAAACCAATGTTTATGCAAGCAagggaattgaaaaatttcgcTCAACAAGGAAAGCTGGAACTTCTTACGTGGTTTTTGACATTCACGTGCGTTGTTTtcattgatattgatattgg gctCCTCGTCGGAATATGTGTATCCCTGATGACTCTCTATGTGAAAGGCTTAAAACCTTACAACTCGCTACTTGGAACAATTTCTGGCATTGATGGAGTCTACGTTGACCTTGGTCATCACAACGATGCAGTGGAAATTCCCGAAACAAAAATCTTCCGCTACACTGGTTCATTAAATTTTGCTACAAGAAACTTCTACAAGAAATCCATGTATGAAGCCATCAATGTTGATTGTCAGAAACTTCGTCGAGCTTCCTTAATAACTACAGAAGCTAATGGTGGTGATACCAGTATGCTAAATTCATTCCGTGTCCTAATATTGGACTTTTCATGTCTTGCCCATGTTGATATGGCTGGTTGTCGGACActaagtgaaattaaaaaagaaatgcgTCTCCTTGGAGCGAGAATATTTATTGCTAGTCCAGCAGATCGTGTTTATGATACAATTGTTCATAGCATGGCTTTGGGAGAGGGTCCTTTTGAAGTATTTGCCACATTAAATGATGCTGTTGCATATGCAAATGCATGTCGTAATACGTGA